The following are encoded together in the Bradyrhizobium algeriense genome:
- a CDS encoding O-succinylhomoserine sulfhydrylase, with protein MPETGSTKRYRPETRLVHGGTLRSQFGETSEALFLTQGYVYDSAEQCEARFKGQEPGFIYSRYSNPTIDMFERRMIELEGAEAARSTATGMAAVTTAILAPLRAGDHVVASRALFGSCLYVVQDLLPRYGIETTLVDGLDLDQWQRALRPNTKSFFLESPTNPTLDVLDIPAIAEIAHSGGARLIVDNVFATPIWQSPLSLGADVVVYSATKHIDGQGRCLGGIILSSEAFIAEHIHNFMRQTGPSLSPFNAWALLKGLETLGVRVRAQTETAGKVADALASHPKISRLIYPGRADHPQAELVKKQMRAGSTLVGFEVKGGKQAAFRCLNALRIARISNNLGDAKSLVTHPATTTHQRLTPEARTELGISEGFIRFSAGLEHADDLIEDFAAALEKA; from the coding sequence ATGCCTGAGACTGGTTCTACCAAGCGCTATCGTCCCGAAACCCGCCTTGTCCATGGCGGCACGCTGCGCTCGCAATTCGGCGAGACGTCGGAGGCGTTGTTCCTCACCCAAGGCTACGTCTACGACAGCGCGGAGCAATGCGAGGCCCGATTCAAGGGCCAGGAGCCAGGCTTTATCTATTCGCGCTATTCCAATCCGACGATTGATATGTTCGAGCGCCGCATGATCGAACTCGAGGGTGCGGAAGCCGCGCGCTCGACCGCGACCGGCATGGCCGCGGTAACGACCGCGATCCTCGCACCGCTCCGGGCCGGCGACCACGTGGTTGCTTCGAGAGCTCTGTTCGGCTCGTGCCTTTACGTGGTGCAGGACCTCTTGCCGCGCTACGGCATCGAGACGACGCTGGTCGACGGTCTTGATCTCGACCAGTGGCAGCGCGCATTGCGGCCGAACACCAAGTCCTTCTTCCTGGAGAGCCCGACCAATCCGACGCTCGACGTGCTCGACATCCCGGCGATTGCCGAGATTGCGCACAGTGGCGGCGCACGGCTGATCGTCGATAACGTCTTCGCCACGCCGATCTGGCAGAGCCCGCTTTCGCTTGGCGCCGACGTCGTGGTCTACTCCGCGACCAAGCATATCGACGGCCAGGGCCGCTGCCTGGGCGGCATCATCCTGTCGTCGGAAGCTTTCATCGCCGAGCACATCCACAACTTCATGCGCCAGACCGGGCCATCGCTCTCGCCGTTCAACGCCTGGGCCCTGCTCAAGGGCCTGGAGACGCTTGGCGTGCGCGTGCGCGCGCAGACCGAGACGGCAGGCAAGGTCGCCGACGCGCTGGCGTCGCACCCGAAGATTTCGCGGCTGATCTATCCCGGCCGCGCCGATCACCCGCAAGCCGAACTGGTGAAGAAGCAGATGCGCGCCGGCTCGACGCTGGTCGGCTTCGAGGTCAAGGGCGGCAAGCAGGCCGCATTCCGCTGCCTCAACGCGCTGCGGATCGCGCGCATCTCCAACAATCTCGGCGACGCCAAGAGCCTCGTCACCCATCCCGCGACGACGACGCATCAACGGCTGACGCCGGAGGCGCGCACGGAGCTCGGCATCAGCGAAGGTTTCATTCGTTTCTCGGCCGGGCTTGAGCATGCCGATGATCTGATCGAGGATTTTGCGGCTGCGCTGGAGAAGGCGTGA
- a CDS encoding VOC family protein, giving the protein MYDHIGLRVGNLDASVRFYTAALAPLGFVLCSRDDAGAGFGPKGAPALWLHLHKGSAGSAAHVAFRAKDHAAIKQFHAEGLKAGGRDNGSAGPRADYSPTYYAAFLIDPDGNNVEAVCT; this is encoded by the coding sequence ATGTACGACCACATCGGATTACGCGTCGGCAACCTCGACGCCAGCGTGCGCTTCTATACGGCGGCGCTCGCGCCGCTCGGCTTCGTGCTGTGCTCGCGCGACGATGCCGGCGCAGGCTTCGGCCCGAAGGGCGCGCCCGCGCTCTGGCTGCATTTGCACAAGGGATCGGCGGGGTCAGCGGCGCATGTCGCGTTCCGCGCCAAGGATCATGCGGCGATCAAGCAATTCCATGCCGAGGGCCTGAAGGCCGGCGGCCGCGACAATGGCAGCGCCGGACCGCGCGCCGATTACAGCCCGACCTATTACGCGGCGTTTTTGATCGATCCCGACGGCAACAATGTCGAGGCGGTTTGCACGTGA
- a CDS encoding SGNH/GDSL hydrolase family protein: MSRYYPFCLSTLPIVFAASLALLMPASVLPLLAQTAPQQTAQQAALSDNAKTDNKAEKKPSAESAPPQAVPSAAVNPTAQKGITGKAIDKVKEVAKSAGDIFSRVPCLPPKGASKSMGSLPRVASKLVAGQPVVIVAFGSSSTAGFGATSPDFNYPNRLAAQLRRQYPTADISVINAGKGGEDAPEMMKRLQTAVIDLHPDLVIWQVGTNAVLRNLDPAETAKLVEEGITRIQAVGADVVLIDPQYSPRVNEHAESAGKMMTLLNKTAELRKVGLFPRFAVMKDWHEKQAIPIENFVIADGLHMSDWGYACFAQLLGDDIIKSVGQIKLGVNVPSDVRAYRPM; encoded by the coding sequence ATGAGTCGTTACTACCCTTTTTGTTTGTCGACATTGCCGATCGTCTTTGCCGCGAGCCTGGCGCTATTGATGCCCGCCTCGGTGCTTCCGCTGCTTGCCCAGACGGCCCCGCAACAGACCGCCCAGCAGGCGGCGCTGTCCGATAACGCCAAAACTGACAACAAGGCTGAAAAAAAGCCTTCGGCTGAAAGCGCCCCGCCGCAGGCCGTTCCCTCGGCCGCCGTCAATCCGACGGCGCAGAAGGGCATCACCGGCAAGGCGATCGACAAGGTGAAGGAGGTTGCGAAATCGGCCGGCGACATCTTCAGCCGTGTTCCGTGCCTGCCGCCGAAGGGCGCCTCCAAATCGATGGGGTCGCTGCCGCGCGTCGCGAGCAAGCTCGTCGCGGGGCAGCCGGTGGTGATCGTCGCGTTCGGATCGTCGTCGACCGCCGGTTTTGGTGCGACCTCGCCGGATTTCAACTATCCCAACCGGCTCGCCGCGCAATTGCGCCGGCAATATCCGACGGCCGACATCTCCGTCATCAATGCCGGCAAGGGCGGCGAGGATGCGCCGGAAATGATGAAGCGGCTGCAGACCGCCGTCATCGACCTGCATCCGGACCTGGTGATCTGGCAGGTCGGCACCAATGCGGTGCTGCGCAACCTCGATCCGGCGGAGACCGCGAAACTCGTCGAAGAGGGCATTACGCGCATTCAGGCGGTTGGCGCCGACGTCGTGCTGATCGATCCGCAATATTCGCCGCGGGTCAACGAACACGCCGAAAGCGCCGGCAAGATGATGACGCTGCTGAACAAGACCGCCGAGCTTCGCAAGGTCGGCTTGTTTCCGCGCTTCGCTGTCATGAAAGACTGGCACGAAAAGCAAGCGATCCCGATCGAGAACTTCGTGATCGCCGACGGCCTGCACATGAGCGACTGGGGCTACGCCTGCTTCGCCCAACTGCTCGGCGACGACATCATCAAGTCGGTCGGCCAGATCAAGCTCGGCGTCAACGTGCCGTCGGACGTGCGCGCGTATAGGCCGATGTGA
- a CDS encoding Hsp33 family molecular chaperone, protein MDSQSDIKITTEAPVRAPSSVPVDDAVLPFEVAELDLRGRLTRLGPALDDILTKHDYPPAVGKLLGEAIVLATLLGTALKFDGRFILQTQTDGPVSFLIVDFQSPDRLRAYARYDARRLKEGQDSGQLLGKGHLAMTIDQGQDMSRYQGLVALDGGSLEDAAHEYFLRSEQIPTRVRLAVGEEWRGGDGSGPKHRWRAGGMLLQFLPKAPERARQADLHPGDAPDGAVTHSVAEDDAWVEGQSLIGTVEDVELIDPDLSGERLLYRLFHERGVRVFTPLPLRAQCSCSREAVSAMLKSFAPKDRAEMVKDDKVVVTCEFCSSVYQFTPHEAGVEE, encoded by the coding sequence ATGGATTCACAATCAGATATCAAAATCACGACCGAGGCGCCCGTTCGCGCGCCCTCGTCCGTTCCCGTCGATGACGCGGTGCTGCCGTTCGAGGTCGCAGAACTCGATCTGCGCGGGCGGCTGACCCGGCTCGGCCCCGCGCTCGACGACATTCTGACCAAGCACGATTATCCGCCTGCTGTCGGCAAGCTGCTTGGGGAAGCGATCGTGCTGGCGACGCTGCTCGGCACGGCGCTGAAATTCGACGGCCGCTTCATCCTGCAGACGCAGACGGACGGCCCGGTCTCGTTCCTGATCGTGGATTTCCAGTCGCCGGATCGCCTGCGCGCCTATGCGCGCTATGACGCGAGGCGGCTGAAGGAAGGCCAGGATTCTGGCCAACTGCTCGGCAAGGGCCATCTGGCGATGACCATCGACCAAGGACAGGACATGAGCCGCTACCAGGGCCTGGTGGCGCTCGACGGTGGCAGTCTCGAGGACGCCGCGCATGAATATTTCCTGCGCTCCGAGCAGATCCCGACCCGCGTGCGGCTCGCGGTCGGCGAGGAATGGCGCGGCGGCGACGGTAGCGGCCCGAAGCACCGCTGGCGCGCCGGCGGCATGCTGCTGCAGTTTCTGCCCAAGGCGCCGGAGCGCGCGCGGCAGGCCGATTTGCATCCCGGCGATGCACCTGATGGCGCGGTGACGCATTCCGTTGCCGAGGATGATGCCTGGGTCGAGGGCCAGTCGCTGATCGGCACCGTCGAGGATGTCGAGCTGATCGATCCCGATCTGTCGGGCGAGCGCCTGCTGTATCGGCTGTTTCACGAACGCGGCGTGCGCGTGTTCACGCCGCTGCCGTTGCGCGCGCAATGCTCCTGCTCGCGCGAGGCGGTCTCTGCGATGCTGAAAAGCTTTGCGCCGAAAGACCGCGCCGAGATGGTGAAAGACGACAAGGTAGTGGTGACCTGCGAGTTCTGCTCCTCGGTCTACCAGTTCACCCCGCATGAAGCGGGCGTGGAGGAGTAG
- a CDS encoding SGNH/GDSL hydrolase family protein yields MRPGSGAVLALSLLAGLAVTGLARAEDATCEVPAYLLSTESLLPKVTEAVKNGRPLTILVVGSRSSTIAASADSAYPAQLQAALKEKLPSIQINLSVELQPGKTAEETDTTLVKLVEAKRPTLVIWQTGTVDAMRSVDPDDFRGAVGDGVAALQNAGADVVLINPQYSPRTETMISAPPYLDNMRVVAQQLNVPLFDRFAIMRHWNDAGDFDLFSTFHGTDMAKRVHGCLGRALSKFVLDAARLDQAQQN; encoded by the coding sequence ATGAGGCCCGGTTCTGGTGCCGTACTAGCCCTGTCGCTGCTCGCCGGCCTTGCGGTTACCGGTTTGGCGCGGGCCGAGGATGCCACCTGCGAGGTGCCGGCCTATCTGCTGAGCACCGAAAGCCTGCTGCCGAAGGTCACCGAGGCCGTCAAGAACGGCCGGCCGCTGACCATCCTCGTGGTGGGTAGTCGTTCCTCGACCATCGCCGCTTCGGCCGACAGCGCCTATCCCGCCCAATTGCAGGCCGCCTTGAAGGAGAAGCTGCCCTCGATCCAGATCAACCTATCCGTAGAACTACAGCCCGGGAAAACTGCGGAGGAGACTGACACCACCCTCGTTAAGCTGGTGGAAGCAAAAAGGCCTACTTTGGTCATCTGGCAGACCGGAACCGTCGATGCTATGCGATCCGTCGATCCCGACGATTTTCGCGGCGCCGTCGGGGACGGGGTTGCTGCGCTGCAAAATGCGGGAGCCGATGTGGTTCTGATTAATCCGCAATACAGCCCGCGCACGGAGACGATGATTTCTGCGCCGCCATACCTAGATAATATGCGCGTGGTGGCGCAGCAGCTTAATGTTCCGCTGTTTGACCGGTTTGCCATCATGCGTCACTGGAATGATGCCGGAGATTTCGACCTGTTCAGTACTTTTCACGGCACCGACATGGCCAAACGGGTTCATGGCTGCCTCGGCCGCGCGTTGTCGAAATTTGTGCTCGATGCGGCTCGCCTCGATCAGGCGCAGCAGAATTAG
- a CDS encoding SRPBCC family protein: MASIQKEIIIDASPDDVWDALRDFGALHTRLVPGFVTDTQLDGDARIVTFSNGTVAREILVDCDDTKRRLVYAIVSERIRQHSASAQVFAESDGRTRFVWIADVLPNEIAPYMDAQMNLGTQAMQKALGRSAA; this comes from the coding sequence ATGGCCTCCATCCAGAAAGAAATCATCATCGACGCCTCCCCCGACGACGTCTGGGACGCGCTGCGCGATTTCGGCGCACTGCATACGCGGCTGGTGCCCGGCTTCGTGACCGACACCCAGCTCGACGGCGACGCGCGCATCGTCACGTTTTCGAACGGCACGGTCGCGCGCGAAATCCTCGTTGACTGCGACGACACGAAGCGGCGACTGGTCTATGCCATCGTCAGCGAGCGCATCAGGCAGCATAGCGCCTCGGCACAGGTTTTTGCCGAAAGCGACGGCCGCACCCGCTTCGTGTGGATTGCGGATGTGTTGCCGAACGAGATCGCCCCCTATATGGACGCGCAGATGAATCTCGGCACACAGGCCATGCAGAAGGCATTGGGACGCAGCGCGGCATGA
- a CDS encoding OpgC domain-containing protein, translated as MSSIADPVAGRPISDTKAAVASAPAITLPVAGERELRLDLFRGLALWLIFIDHLPTNILTWFTIRNYGFSDAAEIFIFISGYTAAFVYGRAMLQAGFVVATARIMRRVWQIYVAHVFLFVIFLAEISYVATRFENPLYSEEMGIMDFLKQPDVTIIQALLLRFRPVNMDVLPLYIVLMLFLPVILWLMKWRADVALGLSVLLYALTWQFDWYLAAYPSGFWIFNPFCWQLLFVFGAWCALGGAARMSRVLSSPVTMWICIVYVTFAFFVTLTWHIPQLNFLMPKRLEQWMYPITKTDLDVLRFAHFLALAALTVRILPKDWSGLKSRWLRPLILCGQHSLEIFCLGVFLAFAGHFVLAEVGGGAVTHALVSLAGILIMWGVAWVISWYKHSADKDASRTKRTGGNADMAGGSV; from the coding sequence ATGTCGTCCATTGCCGATCCAGTTGCCGGAAGGCCTATCAGCGATACCAAGGCCGCGGTGGCTTCCGCGCCGGCGATCACGCTGCCCGTTGCCGGCGAGCGCGAATTGCGGCTCGACCTGTTTCGCGGGTTGGCGCTGTGGCTAATCTTCATCGACCATCTGCCGACCAACATTCTGACCTGGTTCACCATCCGCAATTACGGATTTTCCGACGCCGCCGAGATCTTCATCTTCATCTCCGGCTACACCGCCGCCTTCGTCTACGGCCGCGCGATGCTGCAGGCCGGCTTCGTGGTGGCCACCGCGCGCATCATGCGCCGGGTCTGGCAGATCTACGTCGCCCATGTGTTCCTGTTCGTGATCTTCCTCGCCGAAATTTCCTACGTCGCCACCCGTTTCGAGAACCCGCTCTACAGCGAGGAAATGGGCATCATGGATTTTCTCAAGCAGCCGGATGTCACTATCATCCAGGCGCTGCTGTTGCGCTTCCGTCCCGTCAATATGGACGTGCTGCCGCTCTACATCGTGCTGATGCTGTTTCTGCCTGTCATCCTGTGGCTGATGAAGTGGCGGGCCGACGTCGCGCTTGGCCTGTCGGTGCTGCTGTATGCGTTGACCTGGCAGTTCGACTGGTATCTGGCGGCCTATCCGAGCGGCTTCTGGATTTTCAATCCGTTCTGCTGGCAGTTGCTGTTCGTGTTCGGCGCGTGGTGCGCGCTGGGCGGCGCCGCACGGATGTCGCGAGTCCTGTCGTCGCCGGTGACGATGTGGATTTGCATTGTCTATGTCACGTTCGCATTCTTCGTCACCTTGACCTGGCACATCCCGCAGCTCAACTTCCTGATGCCGAAGCGGCTCGAACAGTGGATGTATCCGATCACCAAGACGGATCTGGACGTGCTGCGGTTTGCCCATTTCCTGGCGCTGGCTGCGCTCACCGTGCGCATCCTGCCCAAGGATTGGTCGGGTCTGAAATCGCGCTGGCTGCGACCATTGATCCTGTGTGGTCAGCATTCGCTTGAGATATTCTGCCTCGGCGTCTTCCTGGCCTTCGCAGGGCACTTCGTGCTGGCCGAAGTTGGCGGGGGTGCTGTCACGCACGCCCTGGTCAGCCTTGCCGGAATCCTCATCATGTGGGGCGTCGCGTGGGTGATTTCGTGGTACAAGCATTCGGCCGACAAAGATGCGTCCAGGACCAAGCGCACGGGCGGCAATGCCGATATGGCTGGAGGGAGCGTATGA
- the apaG gene encoding Co2+/Mg2+ efflux protein ApaG, which translates to MYRAVTRQIEVTVEPNFLPERSSVDRGQYFWSYTIVITNTGAETVQLRTRHWIITDATGHKQDVRGEGVVGEQPVLAPGERFEYTSGVPLPTASGFMTGRYQMVSASGERFEVDVPTFSLDSPDNKRVLN; encoded by the coding sequence ATGTACCGCGCCGTCACCCGCCAGATCGAAGTTACCGTCGAGCCGAACTTCCTCCCCGAGCGCTCGTCGGTCGATCGCGGCCAATATTTCTGGTCCTACACCATCGTCATCACCAATACCGGCGCCGAGACCGTGCAGCTCCGCACCCGGCACTGGATCATCACCGACGCCACCGGCCACAAGCAGGACGTCCGCGGCGAAGGCGTGGTCGGTGAGCAGCCTGTGCTGGCGCCGGGCGAGCGCTTCGAATACACGAGCGGCGTGCCGCTGCCGACCGCGTCGGGCTTCATGACCGGGCGCTACCAGATGGTCAGCGCAAGCGGCGAGCGGTTCGAGGTCGATGTGCCGACGTTCTCGCTGGATAGCCCGGATAACAAGCGGGTGTTGAATTAG
- a CDS encoding 2'-deoxycytidine 5'-triphosphate deaminase has protein sequence MPFTLPPDANGILPDRMIAAMADAGLILPEYPFVESQIQPASLDLRLGNIAYRVRASFLPGPGATVAERIDELKLHEIDLSDGAVLETNCVYIVPLLESLALPPQIVAAANPKSSTGRLDVFTRVIADGTRRFDMIGAGYHGPLYAEISPKTFPVLLREGSRLSQVRFRTGDAILNADELDALHGAERLVDIDDADLANGVALSVDLSGENTSGFVGYRAKRHTGVVDIDRRGGYAVDEFWEPIPARPDGSLILDPGEFYILASKEAVQVPPDYAAEMVPFDPLVGEFRVHYAGFFDPGFGYAGAGGQGARAVLEVRSREVPFILEHGQIVGRLVYEKMLSRPHSLYGQRIGSNYQAQGLKLSKHFRV, from the coding sequence GTGCCGTTCACGCTTCCGCCCGACGCCAACGGAATTCTGCCCGACCGCATGATCGCGGCGATGGCGGATGCGGGCCTGATCCTGCCGGAATATCCCTTTGTCGAAAGCCAGATCCAGCCGGCAAGCCTCGATCTGCGGCTGGGTAACATCGCCTACCGGGTGCGCGCGAGCTTCCTGCCCGGTCCCGGCGCCACGGTTGCCGAGCGCATCGACGAGTTGAAGCTGCACGAAATCGACCTCTCCGACGGCGCGGTGCTGGAGACCAACTGCGTCTACATCGTGCCGCTGCTGGAAAGTCTCGCGTTGCCGCCGCAGATCGTTGCCGCCGCCAATCCGAAGAGCTCCACCGGGCGGCTCGACGTCTTCACCCGCGTGATAGCCGACGGCACGCGACGGTTCGACATGATCGGCGCGGGCTATCACGGCCCGCTCTATGCCGAGATCAGCCCGAAGACGTTTCCGGTACTGCTGCGCGAGGGCTCGCGGCTCAGCCAGGTGCGCTTCCGCACCGGCGATGCCATCCTCAACGCCGACGAACTCGACGCATTGCACGGCGCCGAGCGGCTGGTCGATATCGACGACGCAGATTTGGCCAATGGCGTGGCGCTGTCAGTCGATCTCTCCGGCGAAAACACATCAGGCTTCGTCGGCTACCGCGCCAAGCGCCACACGGGGGTGGTCGATATCGATCGACGCGGCGGCTATGCGGTCGATGAGTTCTGGGAGCCGATCCCGGCCCGCCCGGACGGCAGCCTCATCCTCGATCCCGGCGAATTCTACATCCTGGCCTCGAAGGAAGCCGTGCAGGTGCCGCCGGATTACGCCGCCGAGATGGTGCCGTTCGATCCCTTGGTCGGCGAATTCCGCGTGCACTACGCGGGATTTTTCGATCCCGGCTTCGGCTATGCCGGCGCCGGCGGGCAGGGCGCGCGCGCCGTGCTCGAAGTGCGCTCGCGCGAGGTGCCGTTCATCCTCGAGCACGGCCAGATCGTCGGCCGCCTGGTCTATGAGAAAATGCTGTCGCGGCCCCACTCCTTGTACGGCCAGCGCATCGGCTCAAACTACCAGGCGCAGGGGTTGAAGCTCTCCAAGCATTTCCGGGTGTGA
- a CDS encoding MATE family efflux transporter — translation MSDIGVAEIPVDEKERLLPPPEAPVKNALLDGPILRTLLWLAWPNVIALTAGTCVVIAETSYIGRLGVESLAAMALVFPIVILTMTMSGGAMGGGVASAIARALGAGDIDRASTLAAHALLIGLCFGLTFMLGMLIFGPALLELLGGRGNVLAQAVAYTQIFFGGAVVPWLMNTMSGILRGTGNMKLPSLMMLSSAICQIILGGTLGLGLGPIPQFGMRGVAAGSLIAYMISISVMSWYLFSGRARVIPKIRGLRIRMPMFIDILKVGAISCFSPLQSVLTISIFTHMLASFGTEILAGYGIGARLEFMLTSISFAVGIASVPMVGMAIGAERIARARRICWIAGVVAFVSLGAVASVIAVFPDIWVNLFTDDASVRAASRQYLSTAAPMYAFLGLATTCYFSSQGAAKMIGPVLAQTARLLFIGTGGWWLSAHDATAQDFFKLAAASMVLLGVLSCVSVMLTRWGPKQRAVPTVRPALP, via the coding sequence ATGTCCGATATCGGCGTTGCCGAAATTCCTGTCGACGAGAAGGAACGCCTGCTTCCGCCGCCTGAAGCGCCGGTGAAGAATGCGTTGCTTGACGGCCCGATCCTGCGCACGCTGCTGTGGCTGGCCTGGCCGAACGTGATCGCGCTGACCGCCGGCACCTGCGTCGTGATCGCGGAGACCTCCTATATCGGGCGTCTCGGCGTGGAATCGCTGGCGGCGATGGCGCTGGTTTTTCCGATCGTGATCCTGACCATGACCATGTCGGGCGGGGCCATGGGCGGCGGCGTGGCCTCGGCGATCGCGCGCGCGCTCGGCGCCGGCGATATCGACCGCGCCTCGACGCTGGCTGCGCATGCGCTCCTGATCGGGCTCTGCTTCGGCTTGACCTTCATGCTGGGCATGCTGATCTTCGGCCCTGCGCTGCTGGAATTGCTCGGCGGGCGCGGCAATGTGCTGGCGCAGGCGGTGGCCTATACGCAGATCTTCTTCGGCGGCGCGGTGGTGCCGTGGCTGATGAATACGATGTCGGGCATTTTGCGTGGCACCGGCAACATGAAGCTGCCGTCGCTCATGATGCTCTCGTCGGCCATTTGCCAGATCATTCTCGGCGGCACGCTGGGCTTGGGCCTCGGCCCGATCCCGCAATTCGGCATGCGCGGCGTCGCCGCCGGTTCGCTGATCGCCTACATGATCAGCATCTCCGTGATGTCCTGGTATCTGTTCTCGGGCCGCGCGCGCGTCATTCCCAAAATTCGCGGCCTTCGCATTCGCATGCCGATGTTCATCGACATTCTGAAAGTCGGCGCCATCTCCTGCTTCTCGCCGCTGCAATCGGTTTTGACCATCAGCATCTTCACCCACATGCTGGCGAGTTTCGGCACCGAAATCCTCGCCGGCTACGGCATCGGCGCGCGGCTCGAATTCATGCTGACGTCGATTTCATTTGCGGTTGGCATCGCCTCGGTGCCGATGGTCGGCATGGCGATCGGCGCGGAACGTATCGCGCGGGCCCGCAGGATCTGCTGGATCGCGGGGGTCGTCGCATTCGTCTCGCTCGGCGCGGTTGCGAGCGTCATTGCTGTATTCCCCGACATCTGGGTCAATCTCTTCACCGACGATGCGAGCGTACGCGCCGCCAGCCGGCAGTATTTGTCCACGGCGGCGCCGATGTATGCTTTCCTCGGCCTTGCCACGACGTGCTATTTTTCATCGCAAGGCGCGGCCAAGATGATCGGCCCGGTGCTGGCGCAGACCGCGCGGCTGTTGTTTATCGGCACCGGCGGCTGGTGGCTGTCCGCGCACGATGCGACCGCGCAGGACTTCTTCAAGCTGGCGGCGGCCTCGATGGTGCTGCTCGGCGTGCTGTCGTGCGTCAGCGTGATGCTGACCCGCTGGGGGCCGAAGCAGCGCGCCGTCCCCACCGTGCGGCCGGCGCTGCCGTGA
- a CDS encoding sorbosone dehydrogenase family protein produces the protein MRNNLLLQAVCIGALALPLAACNDPKDTATVAQSYGPSPNLPPPEHSWIPTVDIASVNRWPDGAKPIAANGMTVNAFASGLEHPRTVYVLPNGDVLVAESNAPPKQSGMSIKGFIYGLAQSRAGAGVPSANRITLLRDADGDGVAETRSTFLSGLNSPFGMVLVGEDFYVANADAIVKFPYHEGDTKISAPGVKLADLPAGTRNHHWTKDLTASPDGTKLYATVGSNSNVGENGMEAEKDRAAVLEVDRASGQWRVFASGLRNPNGPAWNPKTGELWVVVNERDELGNDLVPDYMTSVKSGAFYGWPYSYYGDHVDTRVEPQRPDLVQKAMTPDYALGAHTASLGLAFNTGNLFPPEMKDGAFIGQHGSWNRKPRAGYKVIFVPFKDGKPSGAPQDVLTGFLNDKGEAQGRPVGVRLDKQGALLVADDVGNTIWRVTPAATSASR, from the coding sequence ATGCGTAACAACCTCCTTCTCCAGGCAGTATGCATCGGCGCGCTGGCGCTGCCGCTGGCCGCCTGTAACGACCCCAAGGACACCGCGACCGTGGCGCAGAGCTATGGTCCTTCGCCCAACCTGCCACCGCCGGAACATTCGTGGATCCCGACGGTCGATATCGCGTCCGTCAACCGCTGGCCCGACGGCGCCAAGCCGATCGCCGCCAACGGGATGACGGTCAATGCCTTCGCCAGCGGGCTCGAGCATCCGCGGACGGTCTATGTGCTGCCGAACGGCGACGTGCTGGTCGCCGAGAGCAACGCGCCGCCGAAGCAGAGCGGCATGAGCATCAAGGGCTTCATCTACGGGTTGGCACAGAGCCGGGCGGGCGCAGGGGTTCCGAGCGCCAACCGCATCACACTGCTGCGCGATGCCGATGGCGATGGCGTTGCCGAAACGAGAAGCACATTCCTCAGCGGGCTGAATTCGCCGTTCGGCATGGTGCTGGTCGGCGAAGATTTCTATGTCGCCAATGCCGATGCGATCGTGAAATTCCCCTATCACGAAGGCGACACCAAAATCAGCGCGCCCGGCGTCAAGCTTGCGGACCTGCCTGCCGGCACCCGCAATCACCACTGGACCAAGGACCTCACCGCCAGTCCTGACGGCACGAAACTCTACGCAACCGTCGGCTCCAACAGCAATGTCGGCGAAAACGGCATGGAAGCCGAGAAGGATCGCGCGGCGGTTCTGGAGGTCGACCGGGCCAGCGGCCAATGGCGCGTATTCGCCTCGGGCCTGCGCAACCCCAACGGCCCGGCATGGAATCCGAAAACCGGCGAGCTCTGGGTCGTCGTCAACGAGCGCGACGAACTCGGCAACGATCTCGTTCCCGACTACATGACCTCGGTGAAATCAGGCGCGTTCTATGGCTGGCCGTACAGCTATTATGGCGATCACGTCGACACGCGCGTCGAGCCGCAACGGCCCGACCTGGTGCAGAAGGCGATGACCCCGGACTATGCGCTCGGCGCGCATACGGCCTCGCTTGGGCTCGCCTTCAACACCGGCAATCTGTTTCCTCCCGAGATGAAAGACGGCGCCTTCATCGGCCAGCACGGCTCGTGGAATCGCAAGCCCCGCGCCGGCTACAAGGTGATCTTCGTTCCGTTCAAGGACGGCAAGCCTTCGGGTGCGCCGCAGGACGTGCTGACCGGTTTCCTCAACGACAAGGGCGAGGCGCAGGGCCGCCCCGTCGGCGTGCGCCTCGACAAGCAGGGCGCGCTGTTGGTCGCCGACGACGTCGGCAACACGATCTGGCGCGTAACGCCGGCGGCTACGTCAGCATCGCGGTAG